One part of the Salinivirga cyanobacteriivorans genome encodes these proteins:
- a CDS encoding UDP-glucose dehydrogenase family protein, with translation MKISVVGTGYVGLVTGTCFAETGVTVTCVDIDKDKVQDLRQGIIPIYEPGLEPMVKNNVDKNRLFFTTSLQESLKDTDAVFIAVGTPPDEDGSADLQYVLDVAREVGEHMENYMVVVTKSTVPIGTAEKVRKTLKEALDKRGVNIDFDVASNPEFLKEGDAIDDFLKPDRIVIGTDSAKAEDILSRLYKPFVLNGHPVISMDIPSAELTKYAANSMLATKISFMNDIANLCELVGADVNSVRRGIGSDSRIGNKFIYAGTGYGGSCFPKDVKALINTSDKNNHSLDILKAVESVNERQKTTLVNKLMYHFNNDLKGKKIALWGLSFKPHTDDMREAPALSIIEKLRAEGAEITGYDPVAMEESKRRIGDSIQYARDQYEALVDADALLLVTEWPEFRTPNYNVMKKLMKNHLIMDGRNIYELSEMKNQGFIYYSIGRKAVKPE, from the coding sequence ATGAAAATATCTGTAGTTGGAACCGGCTATGTAGGCCTGGTGACCGGAACATGTTTCGCAGAAACTGGTGTCACTGTAACTTGTGTTGACATTGACAAAGACAAAGTACAGGATCTTCGTCAGGGTATAATTCCCATTTACGAACCTGGTCTTGAACCAATGGTAAAAAACAATGTCGACAAAAACAGACTATTTTTTACCACATCACTCCAAGAGAGTTTAAAAGACACAGACGCAGTATTTATTGCAGTAGGTACACCTCCTGATGAAGATGGTTCTGCAGATTTACAATACGTACTTGATGTAGCCCGTGAAGTAGGAGAACACATGGAAAACTACATGGTAGTGGTTACTAAAAGTACAGTACCAATTGGCACGGCTGAAAAAGTCAGAAAAACATTGAAAGAAGCACTTGACAAAAGAGGTGTAAATATCGATTTTGATGTAGCTTCTAACCCGGAGTTCCTGAAAGAGGGCGATGCTATTGATGATTTCTTAAAACCAGATCGTATTGTAATAGGTACCGACAGTGCGAAAGCTGAAGATATTTTAAGCCGGCTTTATAAACCTTTTGTCCTCAATGGTCATCCGGTAATCTCTATGGACATACCATCTGCCGAGCTCACTAAATACGCTGCCAACTCCATGTTGGCTACAAAAATTAGTTTTATGAACGATATAGCCAATCTTTGCGAATTGGTTGGTGCAGATGTAAACAGTGTTAGAAGGGGTATTGGAAGTGACAGCCGTATTGGAAACAAATTTATTTATGCTGGTACCGGATATGGCGGATCTTGTTTCCCGAAAGATGTTAAAGCCTTAATTAATACTTCAGACAAAAACAACCACAGCCTTGATATTCTTAAGGCAGTTGAATCGGTCAATGAGCGTCAAAAAACTACGCTTGTAAATAAATTAATGTACCATTTCAACAATGATTTGAAAGGTAAAAAAATTGCACTTTGGGGCCTAAGCTTTAAACCGCATACCGATGATATGCGTGAAGCTCCTGCATTGTCAATTATTGAAAAACTCAGGGCAGAAGGAGCAGAAATAACAGGTTATGATCCTGTAGCAATGGAAGAGAGCAAGCGCCGAATTGGGGACTCAATTCAGTACGCCCGCGATCAATACGAAGCACTTGTTGATGCTGATGCATTACTGCTTGTAACTGAATGGCCAGAGTTCAGAACACCCAATTACAATGTAATGAAAAAGCTAATGAAGAACCATCTGATCATGGACGGAAGGAATATTTATGAACTTTCAGAAATGAAAAATCAAGGTTTCATATATTACAGTATTGGCAGAAAAGCCGTAAAACCGGAATAG
- the rpsA gene encoding 30S ribosomal protein S1, giving the protein MNEEEKNLENQEVQEQKQATSVQQTEEFDWDNYDKEVDDYSSEERQELEKMYDDTMSTIGENEVVDGTVVAITKREVIINIGYKSEGIVNANEFRYNPDLKVGDTVEVYVETQEDKDGQLKLSHKKARALRSWDRVNEALEKDEIIKGYIKCRTKGGMIVDVFGIEAFLPGSQIDVKPIRDYDMFVGKTMEFKVVKINQEYKNVVVSHKALIEAELEQQKKEIIAKLEKGQVLEGTVKNITSYGVFIDLGGVDGLIHITDLSWGRISHPEEIVELDQKLNVVILDFDDDKKRIALGLKQLTEHPWDSLDPNLKVGDKVKGKVVVMADYGAFVEIAPGVEGLIHVSEMSWSQHLRSAQEFLKVGDEIEAVILTLDREERKMSLGMKQLKPDPWQDIEQKYPLNSKHKAKVRNFTSFGVFVEIEEGVDGLIHISDLSWTKKVKHPAEFTSIGAEIEVVVLEIDKDNRRLSLGHKQLEENPWEVFETIFAVDSVHEGTVTEMTEKGAVVALPYGVEGFATPKHMVKEDGGKVGVDEKAQFKVIEFNKDAKRIIVSHSRIFEDEKRAENQATRKATKSATKKLKDNLEKTTLGDISDLAALKDEMNSESAAKAESKKDDKADEGKKDE; this is encoded by the coding sequence ATGAACGAAGAAGAAAAAAATTTAGAAAATCAAGAGGTACAAGAACAAAAGCAAGCCACCTCTGTTCAGCAAACTGAAGAATTTGACTGGGATAATTACGACAAAGAAGTTGATGATTATTCTTCTGAAGAACGCCAAGAGCTTGAAAAAATGTACGACGATACCATGTCTACCATTGGTGAAAATGAAGTGGTTGATGGTACTGTTGTTGCAATTACAAAGCGGGAAGTAATTATTAATATTGGTTACAAATCTGAAGGTATTGTAAACGCCAATGAATTCCGCTACAACCCTGACCTGAAGGTTGGAGATACTGTTGAAGTTTATGTTGAAACACAAGAAGACAAAGACGGACAGTTAAAACTTTCACACAAAAAAGCCAGAGCGCTCCGCTCATGGGATCGTGTGAACGAAGCACTTGAAAAAGACGAAATTATTAAAGGATACATCAAATGCCGCACAAAAGGTGGTATGATTGTCGATGTATTTGGTATTGAAGCATTCTTGCCAGGTTCACAAATTGACGTGAAACCAATTCGCGACTACGATATGTTTGTAGGAAAAACCATGGAATTCAAAGTGGTTAAAATTAACCAGGAATACAAAAACGTGGTTGTTTCGCACAAAGCACTTATCGAAGCTGAACTTGAGCAACAGAAAAAAGAAATTATTGCCAAGCTTGAAAAAGGACAGGTTCTTGAAGGAACTGTTAAAAATATTACCTCTTACGGCGTATTTATCGACCTCGGTGGTGTTGACGGACTTATCCACATCACAGACCTTTCATGGGGGCGCATTTCACATCCTGAAGAGATTGTTGAACTTGACCAGAAACTCAATGTGGTTATTCTTGACTTTGACGATGACAAGAAACGCATTGCACTTGGACTGAAACAACTTACCGAGCATCCATGGGATTCGCTTGATCCTAACCTAAAAGTTGGTGATAAAGTAAAAGGTAAAGTTGTTGTAATGGCCGATTATGGTGCTTTTGTAGAAATCGCACCTGGTGTTGAAGGTTTGATTCACGTTTCAGAAATGTCATGGTCACAGCACTTGCGCAGTGCACAGGAATTCCTGAAAGTAGGTGACGAGATCGAGGCTGTTATTCTTACCCTTGATCGCGAAGAGCGCAAAATGTCACTCGGTATGAAACAACTCAAGCCGGATCCATGGCAAGATATTGAACAAAAATATCCGCTTAACTCAAAACATAAAGCTAAAGTACGCAACTTCACCAGCTTTGGTGTATTTGTAGAAATCGAAGAAGGTGTAGATGGATTGATTCACATTTCTGACCTTTCATGGACCAAGAAAGTGAAACACCCTGCGGAATTTACCTCAATTGGTGCCGAAATTGAAGTTGTTGTCCTTGAAATCGACAAAGACAACCGCCGCCTGAGCCTTGGGCACAAGCAATTGGAAGAAAACCCATGGGAAGTATTCGAAACCATTTTTGCTGTTGATTCAGTGCATGAAGGAACCGTTACTGAAATGACTGAAAAAGGTGCTGTAGTTGCACTTCCATATGGTGTAGAAGGTTTTGCTACTCCTAAACACATGGTGAAAGAAGATGGCGGAAAAGTCGGAGTTGACGAAAAAGCGCAATTTAAAGTAATTGAATTTAACAAAGACGCTAAACGTATCATCGTTTCTCACAGCCGTATTTTCGAAGACGAAAAACGTGCCGAAAACCAGGCTACTCGCAAAGCAACTAAGAGTGCTACCAAAAAACTGAAAGATAACCTCGAAAAAACAACGTTAGGCGATATTTCAGATTTAGCAGCACTTAAAGATGAAATGAACAGTGAGTCAGCTGCAAAGGCCGAGTCAAAGAAAGACGATAAGGCTGATGAAGGAAAAAAAGATGAGTAA
- a CDS encoding STAS domain-containing protein → MDFKIEKKDKYTEIQVMVDKLDTHIAPSLKSELVLIAGNGEKNIILDLSNARYCDSSGLSAILVANRLCKNANGVFVLSGLQTAVERLITISQLDTVLNIADDMVQAEEMLNKELDKE, encoded by the coding sequence ATGGATTTTAAAATAGAAAAGAAAGATAAGTACACAGAGATTCAGGTAATGGTAGACAAACTGGATACGCACATTGCCCCATCTCTAAAATCAGAATTAGTGCTTATTGCCGGAAACGGTGAGAAAAACATTATTCTTGACCTGAGTAATGCTCGTTATTGCGACTCCTCAGGCCTTAGTGCAATTCTGGTTGCGAATCGCCTTTGTAAAAATGCCAATGGTGTGTTCGTTCTGTCCGGTCTTCAAACAGCTGTTGAACGTTTAATTACTATCTCTCAGCTTGATACTGTGTTGAACATTGCAGATGATATGGTGCAGGCTGAAGAAATGTTAAATAAAGAACTTGATAAGGAGTAA
- a CDS encoding ribonuclease Z has product MRFELTILGSGSALPTSNRNTTAQVLNVLERFFLIDCGEGTQHQLRKFKLSFNHIHHILISHLHGDHFFGLFGLISTMSLVGRDKPLNIYGPPELEHLLWTVLKPQFEKTPFPINFHPLHAETTGTIYEDKVVKITSFPLKHSVPVWGFLFEEKERLRKINSDKISEYNISIPEINEIKAGGSIVRENQIVSNKELTFDPLPPRSYAFMTDTLLSRRYMELVKNTDLIYHEATFLKEDLALARKTLHTTAQQAGIFAHEAQIKHLLIGHFSTRYKSDALFEEECRKEFQYATAAQDGDKIIWPDNKRTTFLIIRGEETFELAINNEIAESR; this is encoded by the coding sequence ATGCGTTTTGAGCTGACAATTCTTGGCTCCGGATCGGCATTACCTACATCAAACAGAAATACTACCGCTCAGGTACTAAATGTACTTGAGCGGTTTTTTTTAATTGATTGTGGTGAAGGTACTCAGCATCAGTTGCGTAAGTTTAAGCTCTCTTTCAACCACATTCATCATATTCTTATTAGCCATTTACATGGCGATCACTTCTTTGGCTTGTTTGGCCTAATATCTACCATGAGCCTCGTTGGGCGCGATAAGCCACTCAATATATATGGCCCACCTGAGTTGGAGCATTTATTATGGACCGTTTTAAAACCTCAGTTCGAGAAAACGCCCTTCCCAATTAATTTTCACCCACTTCATGCAGAGACAACAGGCACCATTTATGAGGATAAAGTGGTTAAAATAACTTCATTCCCCTTAAAGCACAGTGTGCCGGTATGGGGTTTTTTATTTGAGGAGAAAGAACGGCTTAGGAAAATAAATTCCGATAAAATATCAGAATACAATATTTCCATTCCCGAGATTAATGAGATTAAAGCAGGAGGTTCGATTGTAAGGGAAAATCAAATTGTTTCTAATAAAGAACTTACCTTTGATCCACTGCCACCCAGATCGTATGCTTTTATGACTGACACACTGCTCTCCAGGAGGTACATGGAATTAGTGAAAAATACTGACCTAATTTACCATGAAGCAACATTCCTGAAAGAGGACCTGGCATTGGCCAGAAAAACCCTGCATACTACGGCACAGCAAGCAGGTATTTTTGCACATGAGGCACAAATTAAGCATTTGCTTATAGGCCATTTTAGCACCCGCTATAAAAGCGATGCATTGTTTGAGGAAGAGTGCCGCAAGGAATTTCAGTATGCTACTGCAGCACAGGATGGGGACAAAATCATATGGCCCGACAATAAGCGAACTACTTTCCTGATCATCAGAGGGGAGGAGACCTTTGAACTTGCCATAAATAAT